Proteins from a genomic interval of Rhodococcoides fascians A25f:
- a CDS encoding Nif3-like dinuclear metal center hexameric protein — protein MTVTLADVIEVLDNAYPPRLAESWDSVGLVCGDPKAVVQQVLYTVDVTDAVVDEAIAWGADLIVAHHPLLLKGVDTVAADTAKGSVIHRLIKADCALFTAHTNADSADPGVSDALAAALGVIDTRPLDPIPAPAHDKWVVFVPTSDSAAVRQALFDAGAGQIGDYSEASWQATGLGQFRPGPNAHPTLGILGEVHTETEDRIEVVAPKAERAQLLSALRHAHPYEEPAFDVFESAALPSCTGLGRIGRLPNPMTLAEFTDVVREALPATTWGVRAAGNPEATVSVVAMCGGAGDSFLSAVARTDADVYVTSDLRHHPVDEHLRAGGPAVIDTAHWASEFPWCEQARTIVDTAFGDTDGWSSRVTDVRTDPWTL, from the coding sequence CACGCCTGGCCGAGAGCTGGGACTCGGTGGGCCTGGTGTGTGGAGATCCCAAAGCTGTTGTGCAGCAGGTTCTGTACACAGTCGACGTCACCGATGCAGTGGTCGACGAAGCCATTGCCTGGGGCGCCGATCTGATCGTGGCCCACCACCCATTGCTGCTCAAAGGCGTGGACACCGTGGCGGCCGACACCGCGAAGGGGTCGGTGATCCACCGTTTGATCAAGGCCGACTGCGCACTGTTCACCGCCCACACCAATGCCGACTCCGCCGATCCGGGTGTATCCGACGCACTCGCAGCCGCCCTCGGCGTGATCGACACCAGGCCCCTCGACCCCATTCCTGCTCCTGCACACGACAAGTGGGTGGTCTTCGTACCGACCTCCGACTCGGCCGCGGTACGGCAGGCCCTGTTCGACGCCGGAGCCGGACAGATCGGCGACTACAGCGAAGCCAGCTGGCAGGCGACCGGTCTCGGCCAATTCCGTCCCGGCCCGAATGCGCACCCGACACTGGGCATTCTCGGTGAGGTGCACACGGAGACCGAGGATCGAATCGAGGTTGTTGCCCCCAAAGCAGAACGTGCGCAGTTGCTTTCGGCTCTACGTCACGCCCACCCCTACGAGGAGCCCGCGTTCGATGTCTTCGAGTCCGCGGCATTGCCGTCGTGCACCGGCTTGGGACGCATCGGTCGACTGCCGAATCCGATGACCCTCGCCGAGTTCACCGACGTCGTCCGCGAAGCGCTACCTGCCACGACGTGGGGAGTACGCGCTGCAGGAAATCCCGAGGCCACGGTCTCGGTGGTGGCGATGTGCGGGGGAGCAGGCGATTCGTTCCTGTCTGCCGTCGCGCGAACGGACGCCGACGTGTACGTCACCTCGGATCTGCGGCACCACCCTGTCGACGAACATCTGCGCGCGGGTGGGCCCGCGGTGATCGACACCGCGCACTGGGCGTCGGAGTTCCCGTGGTGTGAACAGGCGCGCACCATCGTCGACACCGCGTTCGGTGACACGGACGGGTGGAGCAGCAGGGTCACCGATGTGCGCACCGACCCCTGGACGCTGTGA